Genomic segment of Perca flavescens isolate YP-PL-M2 chromosome 7, PFLA_1.0, whole genome shotgun sequence:
AATAAAATATATAGACTACACATCAAGTCTTTTAGTTTCATTTAAAACTGAAGTAAGCATGAGCTTCCAGTGCAGTTTGTAAACCATCTCCACCTGACCAGTGGTGCTCAAATGCTACTCAACTGAATCCTGACATCAACTGACATCCAAAATGAATCAACCGTTCAGAAACAATTTGGACCAATTTTTGAACctctttttctaaataaaagctGAACTAACTATGCCATACTTTGCAAAacgtatattattattatatattatataatatatatatatatatatatatatatatatatatatatatatatatatatatatatatatatatatatatatatatatcccatcCCCACCAGAAACAAAGCAAAAGATGTCATGAAGCCTTCTTTGGTGAGTTCCCACGTGCCACCATACTCTTCCTCATCAATCTGCTGAAAGCTGCTGAAGTATACATACAGGACCCCAGCATTGATGATGCAGAATCTAAGAAGGCAAACACATGGAAAATGCACAGAAATTAAATGGATCCACTTTATTTGTATGGGAACAGTTATACTTTTTAGTCTTTTCAATGGTTCAATCAGATATGAAGAGACCTCTAGGCTCAGTAAAAGATAAAAGGTTGAGACAGGCTGCACAGAATACTTACATGGCTATTCCCAGGAATCCTTTCAACGGTGCGACACCCCATATCACACCAAGGATTACTGCAATAATTTGCCGAATCCAGTAAATCACATCTAAAAACTCGTCCTGTGAGAGAAAATACAGAAActtgatttaaataaaaaataacttgattgaaaaaaatgtaatgccaGTCAGGGTTTGTCCAGCTCTAGTTCCTTTGCCAGAAAAACGACAACAAACTGTTCATAACAGAAATACACGATCTAATGTTGTTTTGACTAAAACAGCGAGATGGATCGCCAGTTTTGTTTCTCCTTCAAAAAGTGTCGCCTGTGGTACTGACCTCTGTGGTGTGGGTTAGGGCTTTGTTTAGGTTAACTTAGGTTATAGTTAGGTGCTGCTGAGATGACTAGTGGGAGAAACACTCTGATGGGGAAACAGACTTGCAAAAGTGACCATTAATAAAAGTGTCGATCAGCCAGTCAACTGAAAATGTACTGAAAccaattttgataatcaataaTTCGTTTCAGTAATATTTCAAAGAAAAATGTTACGTATTCACTGGTTCCAGCCAGTGAgcctctcaaatgtgaggatttgtcacttttacattttacagactTGTGGCAAACCTTAAGATTTCAGTCCTGGTTGATTTAGAATTTCTATTTGAGTGAAAACAACTGAATTGTGCTGAGAGTTCAGCAGTCTGAAGCGTAGAAATAGaaagaatatactgtatttctatGGTCTTGTTGTTGATTCATGAGCTTAAAGTTTTCAGAATTGCGTGCATAGTTCCATTTGTTGTGTATACAATGGAGAAAAACTGGAATAcagctttttttcctttttcttttggaTGTCACGCCATACACCCAGTCGTAATACTGCAAATATATAACTACTGCAATACTTTAATCAGTAGGGCATAGGCTCAATCAACATTTTGTTACCTCCTTCAGTGATAGCGACTTGAATGAAAACCTTCGAGATTACAGTTAGCTAATCAACTAGTtagaaaacacacatgcataagtAATTAAATGATTTAGTTGCAACCCTAGACTCGATCCCTATATGCAAACTACTTAAGTGTGAGAGAaacaatggaaaatggaaaagGCATTTTATTGACCTGATCCCGTGAATTCAAATGAA
This window contains:
- the rab5if gene encoding GEL complex subunit OPTI — encoded protein: MTSNLKRKEESQLQNGDVKQPTWSKAFNSTAVWEEKDEFLDVIYWIRQIIAVILGVIWGVAPLKGFLGIAIFCIINAGVLYVYFSSFQQIDEEEYGGTWELTKEGFMTSFALFLVVWIIFYTALHFD